A portion of the Microlunatus phosphovorus NM-1 genome contains these proteins:
- a CDS encoding 3' terminal RNA ribose 2'-O-methyltransferase Hen1 produces the protein MIITISVGATGLGPASDLGFLLHKHPDKLQSFALSVGTAYVCYPEASPERCTAALLLEVDPIGLVRGGSRSRPGPQSLAQYVNDRPYAASSLLSTALTKVFRTAMTGRCDSRPELAATSLELEIVLPALPCRGGVGLALRIFEPLGWTVAATPIPLDPTVPEWGDSRYLSLRLTGRLRLADALNHLYVLLPVLDDAKHYWVSTDEIDKLIRAGEGWLAGHPEKALITKRYLRHRGSLTRTALGRLAEVDDLDPDDVEVTEPVPERMPSLAEQRRGAVLAAVHASGARRVGDLGCGEGALLPALLADRSIEHVTAVDVSSRSLEFAARRIRLDRMNERQQARISLLHGSLTYADQRLAELDAAILMEVIEHLDESRLPALERCVFGTAAPDTVIVTTPNADYNVRYESLPAGEYRHRDHRFEWGRAEFAAWSERVAATYGYEVRLLPVGPVDPEVGSPTQMAILSRAAAPNVGVGEDHV, from the coding sequence GTGATCATCACCATCAGCGTCGGCGCTACCGGGCTCGGGCCTGCTTCCGACCTGGGATTCCTGCTGCACAAGCATCCCGACAAGCTGCAGTCGTTCGCGTTGTCGGTCGGGACGGCGTACGTCTGCTATCCCGAAGCCAGCCCCGAACGCTGCACCGCTGCCTTGTTGCTGGAGGTCGACCCGATCGGTCTGGTCCGCGGTGGGTCGCGCTCGCGACCGGGGCCGCAATCACTGGCGCAGTATGTCAACGACCGCCCGTACGCCGCGTCGTCGCTGCTCAGCACCGCGTTGACCAAGGTCTTTCGAACGGCGATGACGGGCCGCTGCGATAGTCGTCCGGAGTTGGCCGCGACCTCGCTGGAGCTGGAGATCGTCTTGCCGGCGCTGCCGTGTCGGGGTGGCGTGGGACTGGCGTTGCGGATCTTCGAACCGCTCGGCTGGACCGTGGCGGCCACCCCGATCCCGCTCGATCCGACCGTGCCGGAATGGGGCGACTCCCGCTATCTGTCGTTGCGGTTGACCGGTCGGCTGCGGTTGGCAGATGCGCTCAACCACCTGTACGTGCTGCTGCCCGTGCTCGACGACGCCAAGCACTACTGGGTGAGCACCGACGAGATCGACAAGCTGATCCGGGCCGGGGAGGGTTGGCTGGCCGGGCACCCGGAGAAGGCACTGATCACCAAGCGCTATCTGCGGCACCGTGGCTCGCTGACTCGGACCGCGCTCGGGCGGCTGGCCGAGGTCGACGATCTTGATCCCGACGACGTCGAGGTTACGGAGCCGGTGCCGGAAAGGATGCCGAGCCTCGCCGAGCAGCGCCGCGGCGCCGTCCTCGCGGCGGTGCATGCTTCGGGAGCACGTCGGGTCGGTGATCTCGGCTGCGGTGAAGGAGCGCTACTGCCGGCATTGCTGGCCGACCGCTCGATCGAACACGTGACCGCGGTCGATGTCTCTTCGCGGAGCCTGGAATTCGCCGCCCGGCGGATCCGACTGGACCGGATGAACGAACGACAACAGGCTCGGATCTCGCTGTTGCATGGCTCGCTGACGTACGCCGATCAGCGGCTGGCCGAGCTGGATGCGGCGATCCTGATGGAGGTGATCGAGCACCTTGACGAGTCCCGGCTGCCTGCGCTGGAACGCTGTGTGTTCGGCACGGCGGCACCGGACACCGTGATCGTCACCACCCCCAATGCCGACTACAACGTGCGCTACGAATCCTTGCCGGCGGGGGAGTATCGGCATCGCGATCACCGCTTCGAATGGGGCCGCGCCGAGTTCGCTGCCTGGTCGGAGCGGGTCGCGGCGACGTACGGGTATGAGGTCCGGCTGCTGCCCGTCGGACCGGTCGATCCCGAGGTGGGCTCGCCGACCCAAATGGCGATTCTGAGTCGCGCTGCCGCACCCAACGTCGGGGTAGGTGAGGACCATGTCTGA
- a CDS encoding antibiotic biosynthesis monooxygenase family protein — protein sequence MLVITRFRVHDVEGFRDRAAAALEVFQARKGFLAADLERNLDDEELWVLVTRWRDVGSYRRALQGYESKLVVVPLLSEAFDEPSAYEDPALL from the coding sequence GTGTTGGTGATCACCCGCTTCCGTGTCCACGACGTCGAGGGCTTCCGCGACCGCGCCGCTGCTGCGCTCGAGGTGTTCCAGGCCAGGAAGGGTTTCCTGGCCGCGGACTTGGAGCGCAATCTGGACGACGAGGAGCTGTGGGTGCTGGTCACCCGGTGGCGTGATGTCGGATCCTACCGGCGGGCGCTGCAGGGCTATGAGTCCAAGTTGGTCGTCGTGCCACTGCTGTCGGAGGCGTTCGACGAGCCATCGGCGTACGAGGATCCGGCCCTGCTGTGA
- a CDS encoding choice-of-anchor D domain-containing protein has product MTSQASRRARGVYRVPYVNGTRVRVNGDAGSHYPPTRYDLVGMGRDDGVYRIAAAADGIVRRLVDQFNQNRPDGNPCDNNHVWLEHPNGEWTKYTHLRQGSATAAGLVLDGPVAAGAPLGIEGDVGCAHGQHLHFEVAVPDPNLSDPITPDGFIIPDHRRNRIPWICGIPGRQFVEGRTFTAVAYPSRDIAVLPESVTFAKVPIGHGETEICTVVNLGRTAATVAVSGSPGGSVLAWFPVRATRLAPGDFIDIPIRFTPVSVLPAREALTLTVDGEKTQVNVIGIGAGTGPWPAIVAVPGSLTFGSVPLRGRATDPITLTNRGAGRAKITTPGTPSGSVFHRFALNTTLEAGESVGMPIRFRPTSVGPRRETLVVSVTGGDPVEVPLLGSGAPLIEFEPAELDFKGLPLGRTATKTVSIVNPSPDDGVSVTIPSARTNGFRWPAVSTVIPADGRLAVTVTFAPLRQGPLSATLLATVAGPAPYTRRLRIVGTGTGGPHVP; this is encoded by the coding sequence ATGACCTCGCAAGCGTCACGACGCGCGCGTGGTGTCTACCGCGTTCCATACGTCAACGGCACCCGCGTCCGGGTGAACGGCGACGCCGGATCCCACTACCCGCCGACCCGCTACGACCTGGTCGGGATGGGTCGAGACGACGGGGTCTATCGGATCGCCGCCGCGGCAGACGGAATCGTCCGCAGGCTCGTCGACCAGTTCAACCAGAACCGGCCGGATGGCAACCCGTGTGACAACAACCACGTGTGGCTGGAGCATCCGAACGGCGAATGGACCAAGTACACCCACTTGCGCCAGGGCAGCGCCACCGCGGCCGGACTGGTGCTCGACGGCCCGGTGGCCGCGGGTGCCCCGCTGGGCATCGAAGGCGATGTCGGCTGTGCCCATGGGCAGCATCTCCACTTCGAGGTGGCCGTTCCGGACCCCAACTTGAGCGATCCGATCACCCCCGACGGCTTCATCATCCCCGACCACCGCCGCAATCGGATCCCGTGGATCTGTGGGATCCCCGGCCGACAGTTCGTCGAAGGCCGGACCTTCACCGCAGTGGCGTACCCGTCGAGGGACATCGCCGTGCTTCCCGAATCGGTCACCTTCGCGAAGGTGCCGATCGGGCACGGCGAGACCGAGATCTGCACCGTGGTCAACCTCGGCCGGACGGCTGCCACCGTCGCCGTGAGCGGTTCGCCAGGCGGGTCGGTGCTGGCCTGGTTCCCGGTCCGTGCCACTCGGCTGGCCCCGGGCGACTTCATCGACATCCCGATTCGCTTCACTCCGGTGTCGGTGCTGCCCGCCCGGGAAGCGTTGACGTTGACCGTCGACGGCGAGAAGACGCAGGTGAATGTCATCGGCATCGGCGCCGGAACCGGTCCGTGGCCGGCGATCGTGGCGGTGCCCGGCTCGCTCACGTTCGGGTCCGTACCCCTCCGCGGCCGGGCCACCGACCCGATCACGCTGACCAACCGCGGTGCCGGCCGAGCGAAGATCACCACGCCCGGTACGCCGTCGGGTTCGGTGTTCCATCGGTTCGCGCTGAACACGACCCTCGAGGCCGGCGAGTCGGTGGGGATGCCGATCCGGTTCCGGCCGACCAGTGTTGGGCCCCGGCGGGAGACCCTGGTGGTCAGCGTGACCGGCGGTGACCCCGTCGAGGTGCCGTTGCTCGGGTCCGGTGCTCCGCTGATCGAGTTCGAGCCTGCCGAGCTGGACTTCAAGGGGCTGCCGCTCGGACGCACCGCGACCAAGACGGTCAGCATCGTCAATCCATCGCCGGATGATGGGGTCTCGGTCACGATCCCATCGGCGAGGACGAACGGCTTCCGTTGGCCCGCCGTCTCGACCGTGATCCCGGCCGACGGCCGCCTCGCGGTCACGGTCACCTTCGCGCCGCTGCGACAGGGACCGCTCAGCGCCACGCTGCTGGCAACGGTCGCAGGCCCCGCTCCGTACACCCGCCGCCTCAGGATCGTCGGCACCGGAACGGGAGGTCCACACGTGCCATGA
- a CDS encoding FAD-binding oxidoreductase gives MTTDLTTHTSPNAASRVEIPGFRGELIEPGDAGYDAARAVYNGAIDRYPRLVARCVDAADVMAAVRAARAADLTIAVRGGGHNAGGLGVWDDALVVDLTPMRSVHVDPAERLVRVDGGAVWGDVDHATHPFGLAVPSGFISSTGVGGLTLGGGIGYLSRQFGLTIDSLLAVDVVLSDGTLVTADADRRPDLFWAVRGGGGNFGVVTSFTFGAHPVRTVAAGPMFFDAARGAEVLRAWDELLDSASESLNGWFGFLSVPAVDDFPADLRGRTVAAIMWCHNGPLAEARQLLAPLRDLDPLLDGVGEVPWPALQSIFDPLFPAGLQWYWRTDFVDELTDEAIAVHLEHGTELPSPQSTMHLYPVSGAAGRVPAGATAYAHRQAKYAQVIVGVDPDPAKLASVASWARDYHDALHPHSVGGGYVNMMMDDEGLDRVRASYRDNFARLVEVKRRYDPDNTFHINQNIPPDAIS, from the coding sequence GGACGCGGGCTACGACGCCGCCCGCGCGGTCTACAACGGCGCGATCGACCGGTACCCCCGACTCGTCGCCCGGTGCGTCGACGCCGCGGACGTGATGGCCGCCGTCAGGGCCGCACGTGCCGCCGACCTCACCATCGCCGTCCGCGGCGGCGGCCACAACGCCGGCGGTCTCGGGGTGTGGGACGACGCCCTGGTCGTCGACCTCACCCCGATGCGGTCGGTCCACGTCGACCCAGCTGAACGCCTGGTGCGGGTCGACGGCGGAGCCGTCTGGGGCGACGTCGACCACGCCACGCACCCGTTCGGGCTGGCGGTGCCGAGTGGCTTCATCTCCTCCACCGGTGTCGGCGGTCTCACCCTGGGCGGCGGCATCGGCTACCTCAGCCGGCAGTTCGGACTCACCATCGACTCCCTGCTGGCCGTCGACGTGGTCTTGTCCGACGGCACGCTGGTCACTGCCGATGCCGATCGTCGCCCCGACCTGTTCTGGGCGGTCCGCGGCGGCGGTGGCAACTTCGGGGTCGTCACCTCCTTCACCTTCGGTGCCCATCCGGTACGAACCGTCGCCGCGGGACCGATGTTCTTCGATGCCGCCCGCGGCGCGGAGGTGCTGCGGGCCTGGGACGAGCTGCTCGACTCCGCATCGGAGAGCTTGAACGGCTGGTTCGGGTTTCTCAGCGTGCCGGCCGTGGACGACTTCCCGGCGGACCTGCGCGGACGCACGGTTGCGGCGATCATGTGGTGCCACAATGGTCCGCTGGCCGAGGCGAGACAGCTGCTGGCGCCGTTGCGAGACCTCGACCCGCTGCTGGACGGGGTCGGCGAGGTGCCATGGCCGGCGCTGCAGTCGATCTTCGATCCGCTCTTCCCGGCCGGGCTGCAGTGGTATTGGCGGACCGACTTCGTCGACGAGCTGACCGACGAGGCGATCGCGGTGCACCTGGAACACGGAACCGAATTGCCGTCGCCGCAGTCGACGATGCATCTCTATCCGGTCAGCGGTGCCGCCGGACGCGTGCCAGCTGGCGCGACCGCGTACGCCCATCGGCAGGCGAAGTATGCCCAGGTGATCGTCGGGGTCGATCCGGACCCGGCCAAGCTCGCGTCGGTGGCGAGCTGGGCCCGCGACTACCACGACGCCCTTCATCCGCATTCGGTCGGCGGCGGCTATGTCAACATGATGATGGATGACGAGGGCCTGGACCGGGTGCGCGCCAGCTACCGCGACAACTTCGCCCGACTGGTCGAGGTCAAGCGCCGCTATGACCCGGACAACACCTTCCACATCAACCAGAACATCCCCCCGGATGCGATCTCATGA